The Mesoplodon densirostris isolate mMesDen1 chromosome 17, mMesDen1 primary haplotype, whole genome shotgun sequence genome contains the following window.
CTAGGATTTCCTGCGTATCTGGAAAGAGGAGCACCCCTGGAGATCTGACATGCTTTGTGAAATTAGGGGTTCGTTTTTGTTATTCACAGTTAGTCTCTGCTGAACCTAATGTATTTCAATGTTTGaggattaaaaaaacacatacacataaaaaagaatttctctctttttcattatGAACTTAAGGAACTTCATCAAGAGAATCTAATCAATATTAAACTGTTTACTTCCCTCCAAAGTAATTTCCTCTCTGTCAATGCACAGACATGCATTTTTACTTAGTTATAATTAGTGTGAACATACTTGTTTTTGTTTAAGAAAGGTTTTCTTTACCTTGGCATTCAGATTTGTTTTCATAGGCGAAGAAAACACTGAGAATTAGAAGGAACCTTCACTGGAGAGTTGGGAGGATTATATTGGGTCATACTATCCCAGAGTTAAAGAAACCTTAAAGGACCCCAAATCCCTCCCCGTATCTCTGATGACTGCACTTCTCGACTAATGGACTCACTGGAGTAGCTTTCCCATGCAAGGGCCTCCCCAGATCTTATTCCACAGCACGAAGGGTGtactctcccttcttttttttttttatgcagtatgtgggcctctcactattgtggcctctcccgttgcggagcacaggctccggacgcacaggctcagctgccatggctcacgggcctagccgctccgcggcatgtgggatcttcccggaccggggcacgaacccgtgtcccctgcatcggcaggcggactctcaaccactgcaccaccagggaagcccggtggaCTCTCCCTTCTAAAGGAAGAATGAAACCCCATCCTCTGGGTCTGCTAGGGTCTACTTGTCTGCCATGGGCCTGCACCCTTGTCCTCTGCTTTACTTTGTGTGGGGTTATCTACGTGGTTTCCCATGCaggaaaaaagtggaaaaaccATGCTGCTCTGAGACAGTCCTCCATACCATTCCcctcaaatgtcttttttttttttttaagtgtaatcgCACACCAACAGTTTCCAATCTATCAAAGCATAAATTTGCCAGTCTTTTTTCCTAAGTCAAGGAAGTAGCGAAGTGAGGTTTAATTAAAAGCAGCAACTATTTGTACAGCTGTCCCTGGGTTCATGGCTCGTAAAAGGATTTAGCTTCAAACTCTGCTGCCTAAGCCCTTCGGGAGTTTCACAAAAAAAACCATTTAGCCTCCTCATCCGGACAGTGCCAAGCCCTTGCTTCGCAAGTTGCTTCAGGAACAGGCCGAGCTGGGCCCTGATGCAACTTCAGCTTCGGCAGTCAGGCCTTCTTGGCACATGTGGCTTGGAGCAAAGCAGAGGAGATACCCAAGTCCCCTTCTTTTGTATGGGGGACAGGAGCCTTGAAGGCTACTCCACGAAGTTCCTGAAAATTCCCCTACGgttgggaaagggagggaggaggatcaAGCACAGTCTTCGTTTTGTGAGCTTTTCTCTGGCACTTGACACTTACCGATTCCTGGTGGGTCTTTGACCCGGGCACTCCCATCCCCAGTCCCCAGGGCATGAACGGTCACCGGTAGACATCCTTCAGAGGATATGGGGGCGGGGTATCCCTGCGGACAGATGCATCCACACCGAGCGGCCATGCCAGCGTAAGCCCTGGAGAGGAAGAGGAACCAGCGCTCAGCATTTGGCTGATTTTCAGGTGTACGGGAAGCAGCACTTCAGGCAACCTTGATTCCGAACAAGCCTATTCGGACTTGAAGCGAGCGCAGTGGCCAGCGTAGGTCACTGACAGCTGGCGGGGGGCGGGACCGGCCCCACGCGCAGAGAGGCAAGGAGGCGGAGGAGCGGCGGCTTAGGAAGAGTGACCCTGGCGACCCCAAACGCCCCGCCTCCTTCGCTCGCTGCTTCACCTGCCGGCCGAGCGCGCCGAGCCGCGGGCGGAGGCGATGGCTAGCCCCGCGCCCTTAGTGGCCTCCATCAGCCACCAAATGGTGGCTCTGCACACCCTGCAGCTTCTGCAgcaggagtggggctggggggatggTCCGGGCGCCCCCGGGAGCCCACACGACCTGGACCACGTGTCCGCCGCCCCAGAGCGCCGCTCAGACCCACGGCTGGCCCGTGCCGGGCAGGGGCGTGGGGAGGAAGGCGGGGGCAAGGGGGCCAGGAATGTGGGGTCCGGGGCGAGGGCGAGCTCCCCCGAGGTGGAAGTGGTGCGAGGCGCCGAGGGGGGCGCGGAACTGCTGCCCTTACCCCGGGGTCGCGGGCCCTGCACCCTGGCCCAGATGGCGATGCGCAGCGCGCTGGCCCGCGTGGTGGACTCGACCTCCGAGCTGGTCAGCGTGGAGCAGACGCTGCTGGGCCCCCTCCAGCAGGAGCGGTCCATCGCCATCCACCTGAAGGTGAGTCTGGCCTCCAGCATCCATCCCCCTGCGCAGGTTCCCCCTGGGGCAGGGCAGCGGGCCGGGATGGAGACGAGGCTGAGTCGCAGAATCCAAAGTCGAGCTTCCCCCAGAGATTCAGCACCTCGGAGTGGGAATGAGGGAGGTGACATTCCGGGGATTAGGTACTTGGGACAGGGAACTCAGGGCCCACCTGGGGCACACCTGACTGCAGAACGGAGATGCAGAAAGGCTTTGCCAAAGCCTTCCTCTGGCCCTTTCCACATGTGCAGCTTCTAGGGACAGAGGACAGCTCCTCCCACACCCCTTTCAAATTAAAAGCCGTTTCTCCAGAGccttaaatatacatattaagTTCCCTCTGCCTTTTGTATGATGAAATCACCTACATTTATTTGAAGTTCCTTCACACTTATGAATCACAGTTGTTTTTGCATAAATCCAATTCCGCACAGAGCTCGGGGGCCTCAGAGTCAACCTAAATTCTCATAAAGTAGCGTGAGAGCGGGCTGGGTCCCGGGTGTTGAAGCAGGAATACTCATGCTAAGCTCCTGCTAAGTCACGCAGCTCATATTTGTAGGGCACAGTTTCCTCTAAAGGTACCAAACTGTGTCGGCCGATTTAGCCAGGGAACAGAGCAGCTGCCTCCCAGGCTGAGTGGGTTTGTGGAAATCTGGGGTTCTGGAATCCAGGCTTGGCCTTGCCATTAACCTAACTGGCTTAAGGTCACAAATCTCTCTGAGACCTTCTGGCCTTCCAATTTTGATCTGGAACATTGCTTCATTCATTCCCTGGGGAGTCTAGTGGaaggaaatgggggtggggtaATGAAAAAAGAGCATTTCTCAAGACTTGCTGTTCTTGCTCTATAAGCCaaagtttggaaaacattgaTATATATTAGGTCGCACTATATACTGTAAAagattgatttaaaataaaaaaaataaagcatagcaTACACCTGAATAAATATTGTTACTCTAAactagggtttctcaacctccacactattaacatttttgtcTGCATGATTGCTGTGGGATTGTCCTAtgtactgtaggatgtttagcagcatccctggcctctacccaatAGATGCCAGCAGCATACCCTCCCCACCAATTGACGGAACCAAATACTACTAAATGTGTGTGGTGGGAGGGGAAATAAGATTGCCTCCAGATGTGAAGCACTGCTTCAttctgaaaagtttaaaaaatgaagctgCATTTCACCAGTGCTCTTGACTGTAAGAGGTACCTTTTTTTGTATcgccaagaaattttaaaaaatcctgccaATTAAACTGTGATATACATGAAGTGAGCTGTGATACTAGGAATGTATACACAGCACAGGTAGGTTGGCAAAAGGAGAGACTGAGTGATCAGTTTTACCTTGGGTGATCCTGGAAGGCGTCTTGGAGGaggtaacctttaaaaaaaaaaaaaagaatgtttactcTCCAGGCATTAAAGGGAAAAAGCATTTCAGAGGAGCTGTGAGATCCAAGGCCAAGAAGCAATGAAAGGGCCTAGGGCTTTGGGGGAACTAAAATTAGTTCAGTGTGGCAGAAGGCAAAAAAAGGATGCTGGAGAGTTCGGTGGGGTCAGGTGGGAAAAGGCCTGTGGGTCATGCTGAGGACCTGGACTGTCTTGCAGGCAAAAGGCAGCCATTGATATGACTGAAGGAAGGACCCTGATAAATCACAGAGGCAAGGTCAGGTCAGAAGACCATTGTCAGAGGGCCTGACCCAGTTTAGGAGCCATGGCGCCCTCTGCTCTGGACTATAAATCATGCCACTTGAGGTTAATGCAGCTGCCACTTCTACTTGGTAATCCTTTGAACTCTCTCTACTTGACTTTTTGTCCTAAACATTTTCTACTCTCCTCAAACTTTCTTCATCCAAACCTCACACTCCTttactgagaaaactgaggccatcTGACACAAATATCTTCCATCCTACCTAAAACAATCTCATTTCCAATCATGTTCTTTCTTGTCTCTAATAAAGAAATACtgtttgccccccaccccctccacctcccAAATAAATTCTTTCTCTTAAGTGCTGGAGCAAATCTTTCATCTGCCCCTGGACTTTTTCTCTcagttccttcctctctctttgtaTTTTCTAGTGCTTCCACTCTGCCTATCCCTCTTAATCCATAGATATGCTCAAATCTTCCTTCACCTACCCAGCCCCTTGAGTCTTGGTCCCCTTCTTCTCCATCACGAGCAAACGTGCAGATGTCTGGATGTATTGCTTGCCAGTGTTTCTAGAGGCACCCAGAGTCCCCATTAAGAACAGGGATCtccacagggagctcagcttggtgctctgtgatgacctaggtgggtgggatgggcaggggagggaggtccaagagggaggggatatatgtatacatatagctgattcacttcattgtacaggagaaactaacacaacactgtaaagcaattatactcccccccaccaaaaaagaagaatatagaCAACAACCAcgacaacaaaaaaagaacagggaTCTCAACATTCTTGCTACTGGAGTCCGCTATTCACCTACAGGGGAGTAATGAGTTTCAGGGCTCCTGAGAACAGCCAGTGCTTTCAgaagggagagaagcagggagaggtTTCTCTGGATGATTTGCCTCCTTGCCAGCATCTTGAAATTTTGCTTGGTTTGCTGTTTGTAGAAAAGGCAGTATCTCCATTGGGTTTGTAAGGTAATGCTTAATGCTTACAAAGCATTTAGACTCAAGGACGCAGCAGTCTGTCTCTCCAGGGGGGCTGGTTATACAGACTTGGCATCATCATTACTGGTGTTAATTCAAATGATTTGGATgagttttctctatatttttaaattaagaacatGCAGATTGATTTTATACATGAGAATGGTTTCAGGAGGATTTGTGCTAAAGGAAATAATGCTTGCATGTCACTTGGAAGTGTGTGGAAATTTCCCTAACATCAGGAATGCCTTCCATGGCATTCCTTGCCACAGAGAGGAGGAAGACTCACTTGAACAGCACAGCACAGGACAGCGATCAGGTCCCATGAAGCATTTCAGAACTACTCTGCCACTTCCTGCTGCAGactcttgggcaagttatttagcctTCCTGTGCTTCAGTCtgctcacctgtaaagtgggaacAGTGGTATTTAACGTTATTGAGATAACGCATATAAAGTCTTAGCTACTGGCCGCTCATGGTAAATTGCAATACCTTTgaactgtattattattattattattattattattattattgattgatGCCTCAATCTTCTTCAATAGTCTTATTGACTATTATTATATTTCATTCTTGATACTGATGGATCTGACTCCTGAACTCCGTATTTACTTTTGAGACTGTTGACAAAAACAGAGTTAGGATGACCCAAAGAGATTTCCAGGAAGCCTCCACTTTCCAGAGGTCAGCTTTAGCCCATGGCTGATGACTGACTTAGAGATGTGACCACTGAGTGACTCGCTGATCAAACCACCAGAATTAAGGGAGTGACATTTTCAGGCCTGAAGGCAGAGAAACCCTCACCACAATAATAATGCCTATCTTTACAGTAGTttactattttcttaaagaaGCCAACGCTTGATATTCCTTTTGAGCATTTAGAGATTATCAAACtcatgcaaaaaaaacaaacaaacatgaaatgAGTCGTTTCATGGTAGTTAAAAATGCTTAACAAAACTGAGTCTTGTTAAATTTGGTGGAAAGGATGGAGTTAACCAGCTTGATAAAAATTTATtatgggaggaaactgaggctcagaggaattTAGAACTGCTGAAGAGCCTGCAGCTGAGAAGTAGTGGCCCATGATTCAAACATGGTTTTGTCTGACTCTTTCTACCAATCACAGTGCTAGCTCGTAGGGGTGTTATGAACATTACACTGAAGCAAAGTACATGAGAGTGCACAGTTGTCAGGGCACGGTCACACATGCCATGCACTGCACACCACTTCGGCTGCAACAGTCATTCTGCACACTGAGAATcatagtcagcttgggctgccataacaaaatgccacaggcttgggtggcttaaaccacagatatttattttctcactgttgtggaggctgggaagttcaagagcAAATTTGGTTTCTGggaagggctctcttcctggcttgtgggctgtcaccttctccctgtgtcctcacgtggcctttcctctgtgccagagagaaagagagatcttggatgtctcttcctcttcttgtaggacaccaatcctattggatttaggccccacccttatgatgtAACTTAACTTTAATTACCTCCCTTaagatcctatctccaaatacagtcacactgcaAGTCAGgttttcaacacatgaattttggtggaacacaattcagtccctaACACTGGGTGATTTGTGTCTCTCTAATCATGGTCACCTTACATAGTGACAAAAAGCCCCAGGTAAATGTAGGAAATCTTTAACAAACTAGTAATACTAGCAAAGATGCTATAATACTTGCCACCCAAAGGGAGCATAGAAATGTGTGGAGCACCAGAAGGAAGAGAGTCTAGgattttaaaaacttctaaaaaTGACCAACGCAAAGAGATCATTAACTAAGTCAATCATGAAGTCACTCCGGTTGagttttttctgtcttccttcgATAGTTAAAAACATTTACGGTTTCCAAGAGTTCTGTTCTGAAGCAAGTTTCATGGAAACAATGGCTGATGCCAGCTTTTAGAGGCAGAAGAACTTTCCTGCCATTGCAGATAAAACTTGCCTGTGAGCTCACCCATTGCAATTAACTAATTCTGGTACCAATAATTCTCTCACGTTCAGTGGTCCACGCTGGTTCTCTCATTCCACAGAGCAAGAGCAATGGTTGTAAAACTGTTGGCTTTGGCTTCACAGTCATTGCTAAGGCTTTTTGCAAATTGCAAGTGTGGATATTGAGTTACTCAGAGGCAGACATGGATGATgagtgctttttttccccattaacaTTGGTTAGTGAAGCCAGTTTCTGCAAATTTGGGAattgtgtctttaaaaaattgCTAATATTCTATTGAAGAAATAAATTCTCATGGTTATATTATTAGTAGCCTTAGCCAGGGGATTGCTCTTTGTCTGGGACAAAATTGTGCTTTTATGTCAGGAAAAGGACAAGTGACAGCTCTAGAAGTAGCTTAGTTACAGCTTTGTTATTCCTTATAAAGTGAATGATATGAAAATCAGGACATAAAAGCTTTCTGAAATGAACATTTAGGGAACTATATTGCAGGAAGGCCCTAAAACAAACCTACTTATGTTTAATGTCTTGTGGAAATGCTGCCTTgctttattttacaattttggGGTTTGCCTTGTGAGCATACCTGAATCAAGTGCTTGTATCCATCACAAAGTGCTTTTCATTAGACTTTTCTGATGAAAATGGTACTGTACCCAAAGCAAATGCATAAGGAACCTTAGTTACTTGGGAGCGTTTACACTGGGTACACCACaagtaaaaatgtttaatttcctGTGGGCGATAGACTTTTTATGGTGACTGGCAGATACTGCGGTTCTTCACTGGGTGTTTTATTAATACTAAGTTGCATATCTATTTGAGATTGACCTAGAGTTTAGGCAATTGGTGATTGATCTGGGCCCTGTGAATTTGTTGTTCAAAGCCAGATGTCAATGAACAAAATGCAGTTGGGGCAATTTGTAGTATACTGTTTCTGATAGTATGGTTTTCATAACGTCACTCTAAAATAGAGAAACGACACTCCCATTTTATGTGCACATCTAGCATGGAGGGTTGTGCTGGGTGTAGGGAAGAGACTTGTGCTCCCTCGTAGGTCCCAGCCCTGGGAAACTTTAGTGGAGAGTGGTCTGCTGTCCAGGCCGAAGTTCATTAAGGTCAGACCTCATCACAGAAAGCTGGAGGAAAGCTCTTTCTTCCATTAATACTCTCTGTAGAGTACATTAGGCATTCAGGGGGAGTGAGAGGGAAAAATGTGAGAAGAAACATGTTTGTGGAGGCCATTATAAGAGAATATAGCTCAAGAAATGACTGTTTTGTAAAGAACCAACTTATTTTAAAGCCAGGGGTGAAGGGAATATGAATTGATTTATAGTTCATGTAGATCTAGAAGTGATTTTGAAGATGTGATAGAAAAAACCCCGAAAACCTTCTTTGTGTATTGTTTAAAATTACCTGCATTATAGAGCCTATAAAGTCATATTATATTTTTGACTTTATTATCTATTGGTGTTGGTTTCAGAAAACAAGCTTTGAAACTGACTCCTAATGCtagattgtttttgcttttaagcCTTTGGTTTTGATGGGAGTGTTTATTTTCAATAAGAAGCTAAAAATGGCCTtaacttttcttccctttttggaCTTTGCAGGTGCATTTTCAGTTGTTCAAAGATCCCAGAAGTGCACATTCCTAATAAACACAATGCGTCATGCAGAAAAGTACAAGTTGGGTGGATTTTCTAAGAGACCTCCCTTACACTGGGTAGGAGAGAACAGACCGGAGGAAGGGAGAGCTCCAACTAGGAGGTCTCTAATTAGCTAGGAGTTGGCTTTACACGGGGCGTGGAAGGTTCCATGCCTTGAATCCCTTCCAGATAACCACACCCTCTCAACTATGTTGCAGGGAAGAGGGCTGGACCAATGGGACAGTCTTCAATTTGGATATGACCATTGCCAATTTGAGCTTTGTAACACTCAGTTAACCTTAAGAAAAATAGCATGAATATGGCcagaaaacaaacatgaaacAATTCACATACAGACATTTTTGTTTCTCCCTCAAAGCTAGTTGGGTGCCTCCCAGCTTGCTTCCATGGTGTCCCTGTTCACCCCGTGGTGGCATCTGCATCTCTGTCCTTCCCATTCACTGGTCTGTCCTCAGCACTGGACGGCGAGCTCCGCTCTCTCTGTCATCCTGGCATCTGGCCCAGTTTCTGATTTGGGGTGTCTTTGACGAATACTTCAGTTTTGAGAGAGAGGttaattccagctctgccacttacttgctgtgtgatttAGGGATGTCATTTCATCTCTCCAAGCAGCATTTCTTTTCATCTCTCGTTCATGGACGGTTGTGAGGACTGAGTGAAATAAGGTATATTAGGAGCCTTGCTTGGAGCCTGGCGCCTAGTAGGTGCTCAGGCTCATAGGCCTGACCAGTGTTCTTCAAACGCTGGTTTGCCATGTTCCTCCCATGCTCAGAAGTTCCAGGGACTTGACTGTGACATTCAAGGCTGTCTGCACTAGCTTATCCTGACAGGCAACACGAAGCTCTGTTTTTCTCAGACTGGACTCCTGCCAGTCCTAGCCCCTGCTTGGCTCCAAGCCTTTGCTGGTATCATTCATTCTCATTGTGGGGCCATCTCTTTTCCCTATGAGTTAAAAGTGCTTTCTCCAACGCCACCTCTCCTATAGTGTCTATACAGTCCTTCTCACCTACCACTTTGCTGATGCCTCATCCAAATTTCCATTCCCTTCTACAAAGGCTGGCAATAATCTTATGGTctcaaccactttttttttaaactgtattaaaaaaaaaaaaacaaaatttaccattttaagggTAGTGTTAAGTACTTCACATTTTTGTGCAAAGAGTCTCcataactttttcatcttgcaaatctggaaaccctatacccattaaacaaaaaGTCCCCATGTcccccctccctgcagcccctggaaaccaccattctactttttatttctatgagtttgactactctagTTACCACATATAAgaggaatcatacagtacttgtccttttgtgacaggcctatttcatttagcatgatgtcctcaaggtccatccat
Protein-coding sequences here:
- the DLEU7 gene encoding leukemia-associated protein 7, which translates into the protein MASPAPLVASISHQMVALHTLQLLQQEWGWGDGPGAPGSPHDLDHVSAAPERRSDPRLARAGQGRGEEGGGKGARNVGSGARASSPEVEVVRGAEGGAELLPLPRGRGPCTLAQMAMRSALARVVDSTSELVSVEQTLLGPLQQERSIAIHLKDSVEFRNICSHLALQIEGQQFDRDLNAAHQCLKMIVKKLIQSLANLPSDAHMVACASLRQILQNLPDI